In the Anser cygnoides isolate HZ-2024a breed goose chromosome 27, Taihu_goose_T2T_genome, whole genome shotgun sequence genome, one interval contains:
- the PALM gene encoding paralemmin-1 isoform X4 — protein sequence MDSSTPKTCWDSSGRSSRAVEASTLQQERLQAIAEKRKRQTEIENKRRQLEDDRRQLQHLKSKALRERWLLEGAPSSASEEDEAMKKQMQEDEVKTKELEETIQRLEKELETLENSSSVASTKENLAEVAAVPAKEEKAETVPNAQKSPLGTAVAKKVSSSPMKAVEGTDMMKAVVHAVSAEAGALQNGAHPLSSSEVDELLHKADEVTLSEAKAGEEAPGSAPSSQKPTPRREITGLQAKPRENSMVLPPGEGAEPSREQPVTMIFMGYQNVEDENETKKVLGLEGTIKAELVVIEDAESKLEPACKDHAPPNGTALEPAAALPQGEEAPGGQKPGANATEAKEAEQDMDAKKQRCKCCTVM from the exons ATGGACTCCTCGACGCCGAAGACCTGCTGGGACTCCTCGGGCCGCTCCAGCCG GGCTGTGGAGGCCAGCACCCTTCagcaggagaggctgcaggcCATCGCG GAGAAGCGGAAACGTCAGACGGAGATCGAGAACAAGAGGCGGCAGCTCGAGGATGACCGGCGGCAGCTGCAGCATCTCAAG TCCAAGGCTCTGCGGGAGAGGTGGCTGCTGGAGGGGGCCCCGTCCTCCGCCTCCGAGGAGGATGAGGCGATGAAGAAGCAAATGCAGGAGGATGAAGTGAAGACCAAGGAGCTGGAGGAAACCATCCAGAG GctggagaaggagctggagaCGCTGGAGAACAGCAGCTCGGTGGCGTCCACCAAGGAGAACCTGGCCGAGGTGGCGGCGGTGCCGGCcaaggaggagaaggcagagacCGTCCCCAACGCGCAGAAG agTCCCCTGGGCACGGCCGTAG CCAAGAAGGTCTCCAGCAGCCCCATGAAGGCGGTGGAAGGCACCGACATGATGAAGGCAG TGGTGCACGCGGTGAGCGCCGAGGCTGGGGCCCTGCAGAACGGGGCCCACCCGCTCAGCTCCTCGGAGGTCGACGAGCTCCTTCACAAGGCGGACGAGGTGACCCTGAGCGAGGCCAAGGCGGGCGAGGAGGCGCCCGGCAGTGCCCCGTCCAGCCAGAAGCCGACGCCGCGCAGGGAGATCACGGGGCTGCAGGCGAAGCCGCGGGAAAACTCCATGGTGCTGCCGCCGGGCGAGGGCGCGGAGCCGAGCCGGGAGCAGCCGGTCACCATGATCTTCATGGGCTACCAGAACGTGGAAGACGAGAACGAGACCAAgaaggtgctggggctggagggcacCATCAAGGCTGAGCTGGTGGTGATCGAGGACGCCGAGAGCAAGCTGGAGCCGGCGTGCAAGGACCACGCACCGCCCAACGGCACCGCGCTGGAGCCTGCGGCCGCCCTGCCGCAGGGGGAGGAGGCCCCGGGCGGGCAGAAGCCGGGCGCCAACGCCACGGAAGCCAAGGAGGCCGAGCAGGACATGGACGCGAAGAAGCAGCGCTGCAAATGCTGCACGGTGATGTGA
- the LOC125180636 gene encoding serine protease 57-like — METDTAIVKRSLCRTLWRGRVSANMLCGASRNATLRGVCAGDSGGPLIFKRKVYGIVSFSGERCGDRRYPDIYTKISNYIDWVHLIVLKHRHPEGQQEHKPGPGAAKGPGAGRLWGPAGGPRHRSGPAAPRRAGKGRAPRAPLQLQGL, encoded by the exons ATGGAGACCGACACCGCCATCGTCAAGCGCAGCCTGTGCCGGACGCTGTGGAGGGGCCGCGTCTCGGCCAACATGCTGTGCGGGGCCAGCCGCAACGCCACGCTGCGGGGCGTCTGCGCG GGTGACTCTGGGGGACCTCTGATCTTCAAGAGGAAGGTTTACGGCATCGTCTCCTTCTCCGGGGAGAGGTGCGGGGACCGCCGGTACCCTGACATTTACACCAAGATCTCCAACTACATCGACTGGGTGCACCTCATCGTGCTCAAGCACCGCCACCccgaggggcagcaggagcacaaACCAGGTCCGGGGGCAGCGAAGGGTCCCGGGGCAGGCAGACTGTGGGGGCCAGCAGGGGGGCCGAGGCATCGCAGCGGTCCGGCGGCTcccaggagggcagggaagggccgggccccccgggcccccctccagctccagggGCTTTGA
- the FSTL3 gene encoding follistatin-related protein 3 codes for MPLRLALCLLALCGPAGGDAAHGGICWLQQGKEAKCTMILKTGVTWEECCANGNVDVAWSNYTYPGNKISLLGFLGLVTCHPCKESCEGVVCGPDKVCKMKHGRPQCACAPDCSSLPRKLQVCGSDGYTYRDECDLLTAKCRDHPDLEVMYQGKCKKSCSSVVCPGTHTCVVDQTGSAHCVTCRTAPCPEPTSLDHALCGNNNVTYPSACHLRRATCHLGRSIGVRHYGSCSAAAKFSLETDNAEENYV; via the exons atGCCGCTCCGGCTGGCGCTCTGCCTGCTCGCCCTCTGCGGCCCCGCCGGCGGCGACGCCGCGCACG GTGGGatctgctggctgcagcaggggaaggaggccAAGTGCACCATGATCCTGAAAACGGGCGTGACGTGGGAGGAATGCTGTGCCAACGGCAACGTGGACGTGGCCTGGTCTAATTACACCTACCCAGGCAACAAGATCAGCCTGCTGGGCTTCCTGGGGCTGGTGACCTGCCACCCCTGCAAAG AGAGCTGCGAGGGGGTGGTGTGCGGCCCCGACAAGGTGTGCAAGATGAAGCACGGGCGGCCCCAGTGCGCCTGCGCCCCCGACTGCTCCAGCCTGCCCCGCAAGCTGCAGGTCTGCGGCTCCGACGGCTACACCTACCGGGACGAGTGCGACCTGCTGACGGCCAAGTGCAGAGACCACCCCGACCTGGAAGTGATGTACCAGGGCAAATGCAAAA AGTCCTGCTCCAGCGTGGTGTGCCCCGGCACCCACACCTGCGTGGTGGACCAGACGGGCAGCGCGCACTGCGTGACGTGCCGGACGGCTCCCTGCCCCGAGCCCACCAGCCTGGACCATGCCCTCTGCGGCAACAACAACGTCACCTACCCGTCGGCGTGCCACCTGCGGCGGGCCACGTGCCACCTGGGGCGCTCCATCGGCGTGCGCCACTACGGGAGCTGCTCGG CCGCGGCCAAGTTCTCCCTGGAGACGGACAACGCCGAGGAAAACTACGTGTGA
- the PALM gene encoding paralemmin-1 isoform X1, whose amino-acid sequence MDSSTPKTCWDSSGRSSRAVEASTLQQERLQAIAEKRKRQTEIENKRRQLEDDRRQLQHLKSKALRERWLLEGAPSSASEEDEAMKKQMQEDEVKTKELEETIQRLEKELETLENSSSVASTKENLAEVAAVPAKEEKAETVPNAQKSPLGTAVAKKVSSSPMKAVEGTDMMKAAMYSVEITVEKDRVTGETKVLSSTTLLPQNHCLQGVKVYEDELKVVHAVSAEAGALQNGAHPLSSSEVDELLHKADEVTLSEAKAGEEAPGSAPSSQKPTPRREITGLQAKPRENSMVLPPGEGAEPSREQPVTMIFMGYQNVEDENETKKVLGLEGTIKAELVVIEDAESKLEPACKDHAPPNGTALEPAAALPQGEEAPGGQKPGANATEAKEAEQDMDAKKQRCKCCTVM is encoded by the exons ATGGACTCCTCGACGCCGAAGACCTGCTGGGACTCCTCGGGCCGCTCCAGCCG GGCTGTGGAGGCCAGCACCCTTCagcaggagaggctgcaggcCATCGCG GAGAAGCGGAAACGTCAGACGGAGATCGAGAACAAGAGGCGGCAGCTCGAGGATGACCGGCGGCAGCTGCAGCATCTCAAG TCCAAGGCTCTGCGGGAGAGGTGGCTGCTGGAGGGGGCCCCGTCCTCCGCCTCCGAGGAGGATGAGGCGATGAAGAAGCAAATGCAGGAGGATGAAGTGAAGACCAAGGAGCTGGAGGAAACCATCCAGAG GctggagaaggagctggagaCGCTGGAGAACAGCAGCTCGGTGGCGTCCACCAAGGAGAACCTGGCCGAGGTGGCGGCGGTGCCGGCcaaggaggagaaggcagagacCGTCCCCAACGCGCAGAAG agTCCCCTGGGCACGGCCGTAG CCAAGAAGGTCTCCAGCAGCCCCATGAAGGCGGTGGAAGGCACCGACATGATGAAGGCAG CCATGTACTCAGTGGAGATCACAGTGGAGAAGGACAGAGTTACTGGGGAGACCAAGGTCCTGTCCAGCACCACCCTTCTCCCCCAGAACCATTGTCTGCAAGGGGTCAAAGTGTACGAGGATGAGCTAAAAG TGGTGCACGCGGTGAGCGCCGAGGCTGGGGCCCTGCAGAACGGGGCCCACCCGCTCAGCTCCTCGGAGGTCGACGAGCTCCTTCACAAGGCGGACGAGGTGACCCTGAGCGAGGCCAAGGCGGGCGAGGAGGCGCCCGGCAGTGCCCCGTCCAGCCAGAAGCCGACGCCGCGCAGGGAGATCACGGGGCTGCAGGCGAAGCCGCGGGAAAACTCCATGGTGCTGCCGCCGGGCGAGGGCGCGGAGCCGAGCCGGGAGCAGCCGGTCACCATGATCTTCATGGGCTACCAGAACGTGGAAGACGAGAACGAGACCAAgaaggtgctggggctggagggcacCATCAAGGCTGAGCTGGTGGTGATCGAGGACGCCGAGAGCAAGCTGGAGCCGGCGTGCAAGGACCACGCACCGCCCAACGGCACCGCGCTGGAGCCTGCGGCCGCCCTGCCGCAGGGGGAGGAGGCCCCGGGCGGGCAGAAGCCGGGCGCCAACGCCACGGAAGCCAAGGAGGCCGAGCAGGACATGGACGCGAAGAAGCAGCGCTGCAAATGCTGCACGGTGATGTGA
- the PALM gene encoding paralemmin-1 isoform X2, with protein sequence MNLFAGAHETGAVEASTLQQERLQAIAEKRKRQTEIENKRRQLEDDRRQLQHLKSKALRERWLLEGAPSSASEEDEAMKKQMQEDEVKTKELEETIQRLEKELETLENSSSVASTKENLAEVAAVPAKEEKAETVPNAQKSPLGTAVAKKVSSSPMKAVEGTDMMKAAMYSVEITVEKDRVTGETKVLSSTTLLPQNHCLQGVKVYEDELKVVHAVSAEAGALQNGAHPLSSSEVDELLHKADEVTLSEAKAGEEAPGSAPSSQKPTPRREITGLQAKPRENSMVLPPGEGAEPSREQPVTMIFMGYQNVEDENETKKVLGLEGTIKAELVVIEDAESKLEPACKDHAPPNGTALEPAAALPQGEEAPGGQKPGANATEAKEAEQDMDAKKQRCKCCTVM encoded by the exons ATGAACCTGTTTGCAGGAGCTCATGAGACCGG GGCTGTGGAGGCCAGCACCCTTCagcaggagaggctgcaggcCATCGCG GAGAAGCGGAAACGTCAGACGGAGATCGAGAACAAGAGGCGGCAGCTCGAGGATGACCGGCGGCAGCTGCAGCATCTCAAG TCCAAGGCTCTGCGGGAGAGGTGGCTGCTGGAGGGGGCCCCGTCCTCCGCCTCCGAGGAGGATGAGGCGATGAAGAAGCAAATGCAGGAGGATGAAGTGAAGACCAAGGAGCTGGAGGAAACCATCCAGAG GctggagaaggagctggagaCGCTGGAGAACAGCAGCTCGGTGGCGTCCACCAAGGAGAACCTGGCCGAGGTGGCGGCGGTGCCGGCcaaggaggagaaggcagagacCGTCCCCAACGCGCAGAAG agTCCCCTGGGCACGGCCGTAG CCAAGAAGGTCTCCAGCAGCCCCATGAAGGCGGTGGAAGGCACCGACATGATGAAGGCAG CCATGTACTCAGTGGAGATCACAGTGGAGAAGGACAGAGTTACTGGGGAGACCAAGGTCCTGTCCAGCACCACCCTTCTCCCCCAGAACCATTGTCTGCAAGGGGTCAAAGTGTACGAGGATGAGCTAAAAG TGGTGCACGCGGTGAGCGCCGAGGCTGGGGCCCTGCAGAACGGGGCCCACCCGCTCAGCTCCTCGGAGGTCGACGAGCTCCTTCACAAGGCGGACGAGGTGACCCTGAGCGAGGCCAAGGCGGGCGAGGAGGCGCCCGGCAGTGCCCCGTCCAGCCAGAAGCCGACGCCGCGCAGGGAGATCACGGGGCTGCAGGCGAAGCCGCGGGAAAACTCCATGGTGCTGCCGCCGGGCGAGGGCGCGGAGCCGAGCCGGGAGCAGCCGGTCACCATGATCTTCATGGGCTACCAGAACGTGGAAGACGAGAACGAGACCAAgaaggtgctggggctggagggcacCATCAAGGCTGAGCTGGTGGTGATCGAGGACGCCGAGAGCAAGCTGGAGCCGGCGTGCAAGGACCACGCACCGCCCAACGGCACCGCGCTGGAGCCTGCGGCCGCCCTGCCGCAGGGGGAGGAGGCCCCGGGCGGGCAGAAGCCGGGCGCCAACGCCACGGAAGCCAAGGAGGCCGAGCAGGACATGGACGCGAAGAAGCAGCGCTGCAAATGCTGCACGGTGATGTGA
- the PALM gene encoding paralemmin-1 isoform X3 — protein MEAVEASTLQQERLQAIAEKRKRQTEIENKRRQLEDDRRQLQHLKSKALRERWLLEGAPSSASEEDEAMKKQMQEDEVKTKELEETIQRLEKELETLENSSSVASTKENLAEVAAVPAKEEKAETVPNAQKSPLGTAVAKKVSSSPMKAVEGTDMMKAAMYSVEITVEKDRVTGETKVLSSTTLLPQNHCLQGVKVYEDELKVVHAVSAEAGALQNGAHPLSSSEVDELLHKADEVTLSEAKAGEEAPGSAPSSQKPTPRREITGLQAKPRENSMVLPPGEGAEPSREQPVTMIFMGYQNVEDENETKKVLGLEGTIKAELVVIEDAESKLEPACKDHAPPNGTALEPAAALPQGEEAPGGQKPGANATEAKEAEQDMDAKKQRCKCCTVM, from the exons ATGGA GGCTGTGGAGGCCAGCACCCTTCagcaggagaggctgcaggcCATCGCG GAGAAGCGGAAACGTCAGACGGAGATCGAGAACAAGAGGCGGCAGCTCGAGGATGACCGGCGGCAGCTGCAGCATCTCAAG TCCAAGGCTCTGCGGGAGAGGTGGCTGCTGGAGGGGGCCCCGTCCTCCGCCTCCGAGGAGGATGAGGCGATGAAGAAGCAAATGCAGGAGGATGAAGTGAAGACCAAGGAGCTGGAGGAAACCATCCAGAG GctggagaaggagctggagaCGCTGGAGAACAGCAGCTCGGTGGCGTCCACCAAGGAGAACCTGGCCGAGGTGGCGGCGGTGCCGGCcaaggaggagaaggcagagacCGTCCCCAACGCGCAGAAG agTCCCCTGGGCACGGCCGTAG CCAAGAAGGTCTCCAGCAGCCCCATGAAGGCGGTGGAAGGCACCGACATGATGAAGGCAG CCATGTACTCAGTGGAGATCACAGTGGAGAAGGACAGAGTTACTGGGGAGACCAAGGTCCTGTCCAGCACCACCCTTCTCCCCCAGAACCATTGTCTGCAAGGGGTCAAAGTGTACGAGGATGAGCTAAAAG TGGTGCACGCGGTGAGCGCCGAGGCTGGGGCCCTGCAGAACGGGGCCCACCCGCTCAGCTCCTCGGAGGTCGACGAGCTCCTTCACAAGGCGGACGAGGTGACCCTGAGCGAGGCCAAGGCGGGCGAGGAGGCGCCCGGCAGTGCCCCGTCCAGCCAGAAGCCGACGCCGCGCAGGGAGATCACGGGGCTGCAGGCGAAGCCGCGGGAAAACTCCATGGTGCTGCCGCCGGGCGAGGGCGCGGAGCCGAGCCGGGAGCAGCCGGTCACCATGATCTTCATGGGCTACCAGAACGTGGAAGACGAGAACGAGACCAAgaaggtgctggggctggagggcacCATCAAGGCTGAGCTGGTGGTGATCGAGGACGCCGAGAGCAAGCTGGAGCCGGCGTGCAAGGACCACGCACCGCCCAACGGCACCGCGCTGGAGCCTGCGGCCGCCCTGCCGCAGGGGGAGGAGGCCCCGGGCGGGCAGAAGCCGGGCGCCAACGCCACGGAAGCCAAGGAGGCCGAGCAGGACATGGACGCGAAGAAGCAGCGCTGCAAATGCTGCACGGTGATGTGA